In a genomic window of Syntrophorhabdales bacterium:
- the radC gene encoding DNA repair protein RadC: protein MSEPESSFTIHDLPVEERPRERLKRLGPRALSGPELLALVIGRGVAGKSAIIIAQELLRRFKNIRGVSEATLEELSGVAGIGPAKAAQLKACFELGRRQDQVVDKPSRYKYELTSPHVVVKAVRATIQDKAKEHFKLVLLNVRNVILDISTISVGTANASLVHPREVFKKAIAHSASSVVLAHNHPSGNAEPSEDDVKLTQRLVEAGRLLGIEVLDHIIVTATDEFVSFKERGLL, encoded by the coding sequence ATGTCTGAACCGGAGAGTTCCTTCACCATACACGATCTGCCCGTGGAAGAAAGACCGCGGGAACGCCTGAAAAGACTTGGTCCCCGCGCGCTGTCCGGCCCTGAACTGCTGGCACTGGTGATCGGCCGCGGTGTAGCAGGTAAGTCTGCGATAATCATTGCTCAGGAGCTTTTGCGGCGCTTCAAAAATATCAGAGGTGTAAGCGAGGCGACCCTGGAGGAGCTATCCGGCGTGGCGGGAATAGGGCCTGCAAAGGCGGCTCAACTGAAAGCGTGCTTCGAACTCGGCAGAAGGCAGGACCAGGTGGTCGATAAACCCTCGCGGTACAAGTACGAGCTTACCAGTCCGCACGTCGTGGTGAAAGCGGTCAGGGCAACAATCCAGGACAAAGCCAAGGAACACTTCAAGCTTGTCCTTCTCAATGTGCGGAACGTTATTCTCGATATCAGCACTATTTCCGTCGGTACGGCGAATGCCAGCCTGGTACACCCCAGGGAGGTATTCAAGAAAGCGATTGCGCACAGTGCCTCTTCCGTGGTGCTGGCCCATAATCACCCGTCAGGCAACGCGGAGCCGTCAGAGGATGACGTGAAGCTGACGCAACGGTTGGTAGAGGCGGGAAGGCTTCTGGGCATAGAGGTGCTGGACCATATCATCGTCACCGCGACAGACGAATTTGTCAGCTTCAAGGAAAGAGGACTGCTTTAA
- the uvrC gene encoding excinuclease ABC subunit UvrC, producing the protein MSSERHAGKQSFALRYSLLTACRSLLTYWGLSVIAEETLANLPESPGVYLFRDKDGRIIYVGKAKNLRDRVGSYFAEGAKEHRLERLLSTIENVSFVLTGNEKEAFLLENNLIKEHQPKYNVVLKDDKTYISLRLSVKDKFPALSATRNIKDDGALYFGPHPHARDVRDFLKIVQSLYPVRRCKDAVFKGRTRPCILYDIKKCLGPCVGYADEASYRAVVDELIDFLSGRDEKLLKSLEEQIDEAAKAWDFEHAQEKRERYHALKRLIEKQHVHEHLGKNRDVWAVLREERRLRIVLLSFRRGVLISKRIFHEPFSLNPDEAFSSFIFQYYTSRPVPDEVIVSEALEDLPLLEQYLREKRRTLRVLGPESRGAGDMIRLAVENLHEVETVKTDEAFKRMLHLSRVPHRIEVYDVSHTGGTSPSGIMVVFEDFKPRKDAYRVFHIREAQPEDDVAMMSEVLSRRMKDEAIRPLPDLVILDGGKGQLSGVLNVFRALSISPDLIGIAKGQGRKRMEDVLYVPLRKNPLLLPKSSPVFKEIVRMRDEAHRFAISSHKRWKRREDLSSVLPDIKGVGKKRMMLLLRTFPSLDAIRHADAELIAQLPGFNRKIAEEIKTALQASEENKPKTSDIRP; encoded by the coding sequence GTGAGCAGTGAAAGACACGCAGGCAAACAGAGCTTTGCACTTCGGTATTCACTGCTTACTGCTTGCCGCTCACTGCTTACGTACTGGGGTTTATCGGTGATTGCTGAAGAGACACTGGCGAACCTGCCGGAGAGCCCTGGCGTCTATCTCTTCAGGGATAAGGACGGCCGGATTATCTATGTGGGCAAGGCGAAGAACCTTCGTGACAGGGTAGGGAGTTACTTCGCGGAAGGAGCTAAGGAACACCGTCTGGAGCGGCTTCTCTCGACCATCGAGAACGTTTCCTTCGTGCTTACCGGCAACGAGAAGGAGGCCTTTCTACTCGAAAACAACCTGATAAAAGAGCATCAGCCGAAATATAACGTAGTACTTAAGGACGACAAGACGTACATCTCTTTACGGCTGAGCGTCAAGGACAAATTTCCCGCATTGTCCGCGACCAGAAATATCAAGGATGACGGCGCACTCTACTTCGGGCCCCATCCACACGCCCGCGACGTAAGAGACTTCCTCAAGATTGTCCAGTCGTTGTATCCTGTGCGGCGGTGCAAGGATGCAGTCTTTAAGGGAAGAACGAGGCCCTGCATTCTCTATGATATCAAGAAGTGCCTCGGGCCCTGTGTCGGTTACGCAGATGAGGCGTCCTACCGGGCGGTCGTGGATGAGCTCATAGATTTTCTCTCTGGCAGGGACGAAAAGCTGCTCAAGAGCCTCGAAGAACAGATAGATGAGGCGGCCAAGGCCTGGGATTTTGAGCATGCACAGGAGAAACGGGAGCGCTACCATGCGCTGAAACGATTAATAGAAAAGCAGCATGTCCATGAACACCTCGGCAAAAACCGGGATGTCTGGGCAGTGCTGAGGGAAGAGCGCCGGCTCAGGATTGTGCTCCTCAGTTTCCGCAGGGGTGTCTTGATTTCGAAAAGGATTTTTCATGAGCCTTTCTCTCTTAATCCGGATGAGGCATTTTCGTCCTTCATTTTTCAATATTACACGAGCCGCCCTGTTCCTGATGAGGTGATCGTCTCAGAGGCTCTGGAGGACCTCCCCCTTCTGGAGCAGTATTTGAGGGAGAAGAGGCGCACCTTGCGTGTACTCGGGCCTGAGTCTCGCGGCGCGGGTGACATGATCAGACTGGCCGTTGAAAACCTCCACGAGGTAGAAACGGTAAAGACTGACGAAGCGTTCAAAAGAATGCTTCATCTGAGTAGAGTTCCTCATCGGATTGAAGTGTATGACGTTTCGCACACGGGTGGTACGAGCCCCTCAGGCATCATGGTTGTCTTCGAGGACTTCAAACCGCGCAAAGACGCCTACAGGGTCTTTCACATAAGGGAGGCTCAACCTGAAGACGACGTGGCCATGATGAGCGAAGTGCTTTCACGCAGAATGAAAGATGAAGCCATCCGCCCTTTGCCCGACCTTGTAATTCTTGACGGCGGCAAGGGGCAGTTGTCGGGCGTGTTGAATGTGTTCAGGGCGCTCTCAATCAGCCCGGACCTCATAGGCATTGCCAAAGGTCAGGGAAGGAAAAGAATGGAAGATGTGCTCTACGTGCCGCTCCGCAAAAACCCATTGCTTCTTCCCAAATCCTCACCCGTTTTCAAAGAAATCGTCAGGATGCGGGATGAAGCCCACAGGTTCGCAATCAGTTCCCACAAGAGGTGGAAGCGCAGGGAAGACCTTTCGTCGGTGCTGCCGGACATCAAGGGCGTGGGGAAGAAGAGAATGATGCTGCTTCTCAGGACCTTCCCCTCTCTGGACGCCATACGCCATGCGGATGCAGAACTGATCGCACAGTTGCCCGGGTTCAACAGAAAGATCGCCGAGGAAATCAAAACCGCCCTCCAAGCGTCGGAAGAAAACAAACCAAAGACCTCGGACATCAGACCTTAA